The Solenopsis invicta isolate M01_SB chromosome 12, UNIL_Sinv_3.0, whole genome shotgun sequence genome window below encodes:
- the LOC105194508 gene encoding iron-sulfur protein NUBPL isoform X1, with protein MSVKMSSVIARPRFSGYLKSLQHLWQRQYSTIIDLTKTKQENLEARQREVMARGLPKRKHIKGVKQIFLIASGKGGVGKSTTAVNLATALKIIEPSKSIGLLDADVFGPSVPLMMNIHESPALNRENLMEPLVNYGVKCMSMGFLIDEKSPVVWRGLMVMNALNKLVNQVAWGPLDYLVIDTPPGTGDTHLSLIQTLFITGVLLVTTPQKVALEVTRRGANMFKKLNIPVAGIVENMSSVTCPKCMTEVPLFGNATLSLVKELDVDILQKVPMHESISKSSDSGKPIVLTAPKSRQAETYRELAENVVTFLNKQEINTE; from the exons ATGTCGGTGAAAATGTCGAGCGTTATCGCAAGGCCGCGTTTCAGCGGGTATTTAAAATCCCTTCAGCATCTGTGGCAACGGCAG TACAGTACGATAATCGACTTGACTAAGACTAAGCAAGAGAACTTGGAAGCTAGACAGAGAGAAGTCATGGCGCGCGGTCTTCCGAAACGGAAACATATAAAAGgtgttaaacaaattttcttgaTTGCTTCTGGTAAGGGTGGAGTTGGAAAGTCAACAACGGCTGTGAATTTGGCAACTGCTCTAAAAATTATTGAGCCCAGCAAGTCTATTGGATTGCTGGATGCCGACGTTTTTGGACCCTCAGTACCCCTGATGATGAACATCCACGAATCACCTGCACTGAATCGAGAGAACCTCATGGAACCTCTTGTAAATTATGGTGTGAAATG TATGTCTATGGGATTTTTAATTGATGAGAAATCACCAGTAGTCTGGAGGGGACTCATGGTGATGAATGCATTGAACAAGTTGGTAAATCAGGTGGCATGGGGACCACTTGATTATCTCGTGATCGACACTCCTCCTGGGACAGGGGACACACATCTTTCCCTGATCCAGACACTTTTTATCACTGGTGTGTTATTGGTGACAACACCACAGAAAGTCGCGCTGGAGGTAACCAGGAGAGGTGCAAATATGTTCAAGAAATTGAACATTCCCGTCGCCGGTATCGTGGAGAATATGAGCAGTGTTACATGCCCAAAATGCATGACAGAGGTGCCTCTTTTCGGCAATGCCACGCTCTCGCTAGTAAAAGAACttg ATGTGGATATTTTACAGAAGGTACCAATGCACGAGAGTATCTCTAAAAGTTCGGATAGTGGTAAACCGATTGTCCTGACAGCACCGAAGAGCAGACAAGCAGAGACTTATAGGGAATTGGCAGAAAAtgttgttacatttttaaacaAGCAGGAAATAAATACAGAGTGA
- the LOC105202581 gene encoding chromatin assembly factor 1 p55 subunit isoform X1: MSVKSNLSFEVVSIKTEGSKMKIQLAEPIKVKPDKIETIKVDMAEPNKMEMAEPNIDTKDVFMGTKDVPMEETELKTKGNKTVPTKIIRTKSNTLERKVVHKSEMVSINEQEGFDDAVEERIINEEYKIWKKNTPFLYDLVMTHALEWPSLTAQWLPDVTRPEGKDYSIHRLILGTHTSDEQNHLLIASVQLPNEDAQFDASHYDNEKGEFGGFGSVSGKIEIEIKINHEGEVNRARFMPQNPCVIATKTPSSDVLVFDYTKHPSKPDPNGECHPDLRLRGHQKEGYGLSWNPNLNGYLLSASDDHTICLWDINATPKENRVIDAKTIFTGHTAVVEDVAWHLLHESLFGSVADDQKLMIWDTRCNNTSKPSHTVDAHTAEVNCLSFNPYSEFILATGSADKTVALWDLRNLKLKLHSFESHKDEIFQVQWSPHNETILASSGTDRRLHVWDLSKIGEEQSSEDAEDGPPELLFIHGGHTAKISDFSWNPNEPWVICSVSEDNIMQVWQMAENIYNDEEPETPGSEIETGGS, from the exons ATGAGTGTTAAATCAAACTTGAGTTTTGAAGTTGTTTCAATTAAGACTGAAGGATCAAAGATGAAAATCCAATTGGCTGAACCGATTAAAGTCAAACCAGATAAAATTGAAACGATTAAAGTGGATATGGCTGAACCGAATAAGATGGAAATGGCTGAACCAAATATAGATACAAAAGATGTATTTATGGGTACAAAAGATGTGCCTATGGAAGAAActgaattaaaaacaaaaggaAATAAAACTGTACCAACTAAGATCATAAGGACCAAATCAAATACTCTTGAAAGAAAAGTTGTGCACAAGTCTGAAATGGTATCAATAAATGAACAAG AGGGTTTTGATGATGCTGTGGAGGAGCGTATTATCAACGAAGAGTACAAAATATGGAAGAAAAACACACCATTTCTATATGATCTTGTGATGACACATGCCCTGGAATGGCCTTCTTTGACGGCTCAGTGGTTGCCAGATGTCACCAGACCAGAGGGAAAAGATTACTCGATCCACAGGTTAATCCTGGGCACTCATACTTCGGACGAACAAAATCATTTGCTCATCGCTAGTGTGCAGCTGCCAAATGAAGACGCGCAATTCGATGCTTCCCATTATGATAACGAAAAAGGTGAATTCGGCGGATTTGGTTCTGTGAGTGGTAAAATCGAAATCGAAATCAAGATCAACCATGAGGGTGAGGTCAATAGAGCGCGTTTTATGCCACAAAATCCGTGCGTGATCGCGACGAAGACTCCTTCGAGCGATGTGCTCGTATTTGATTATACCAAACATCCTAGTAAACCAGACCCCAACGGGGAATGTCATCCGGACTTGAG ACTGCGAGGACATCAAAAGGAAGGCTACGGTCTCTCATGGAATCCAAATCTCAATGGATATTTACTTAGCGCGTCCGATGATCACACAATTTGTTTGTGGGACATTAATGCCACACCGAAGGAGAATCGTGTTATCGAtgcaaaaactatttttacagGACATACAGCCGTGGTCGAGGACGTCGCTTGGCATTTGCTCCATGAATCACTGTTTGGTTCAGTCGCTGATGATCAAAAGCTCATGATTTGGGATACTAG atgtAACAATACTAGTAAACCAAGTCATACTGTTGATGCTCACACTGCTGAGGTGAACTGTCTGAGTTTCAACCCATATTCCGAATTCATCCTGGCCACTGGTAGCGCGGATAAAACTGTGGCGCTTTGGGATTTGCGAAATCTTAAGTTGAAGTTGCACTCATTTGAATCGCACAAGGATGAGATTTTCCAGGTCCAGTGGTCTCCACATAACGAGACAATATTGGCAAGCAGCGGCACAGACAGACGGTTACATGTCTGGGATCTTAGCAAGATCGGTGAAGAACAGTCCAGCGAGGATGCCGAGGATGGTCCACCTGAACTTTTG ttTATACATGGAGGTCATACCGCAAAAATCAGTGACTTTTCGTGGAACCCGAATGAACCGTGGGTCATATGTTCTGTATCGGAGGATAACATAATGCAAGTGTGGCAGATGGCAGAGAATATTTACAACGATGAGGAACCCGAGACACCCGGGAGTGAGATTGAAACTGGCGGCTCATAA
- the LOC105202580 gene encoding slowpoke-binding protein isoform X3, whose protein sequence is MVPLFFFLSCPSFFYWIKPCSHRATWRFSDARPHRNPWVANLIRFCCCRRRDNAPQEVSRRTQSHAAPFDDRNGRYTALNHGSKSVSEDGVEYMEMEKRSRDRALSICSDYIEKTPRFTLIKQLNNIGSRVDKFWFMVKDTSLKTDRLLTLVPLNRNCPLTVCPSTKDILNNLFLALQHPYICPVFQVDFLEYEDQTYIVLVQPINQNSLKDLIYGIERNCWTEDWIHKYAARGKRLTLPQVQRMGRQILEALVFLKERGFPTVTHLHAGNVLIQNGVARLAGLENTLLGFTSRVHPIVTSRLTHSTSIDIICFGHMLFEMCAGYELCTFRPSAVQLSDIKMYPQVVRFLELIFTESENHFTSIEELLIHDLFRNIDLREMRCAAVTVFRPTLTPSIMSLLDGIKRQDAGKRIASIDSEDGASLNSFNGSLLTQIYNELSQTAL, encoded by the exons ATGgtccctctctttttctttctttcttgtccttcttttttttattggattAAACCTTGCAGCCACAGAGCAACGTGGCGTTTTAGTGATGCGCGACCGCACCGTAATCCGTGGGTCGCGAATCTAATCCGCTTTTGTTGCTGCCGGAGGCGCGATAATGCACCGCAGGAGGTGTCTAGGCGAACGCAAAGCCACGCGGCACCTTTCGATGACAG GAACGGCCGTTACACGGCGTTAAATCACGGTTCGAAATCTGTCAGCGAGGATGGAGTTGAATATATGGAAATGGAGAAGAGATCCCGCGATCGTGCTTTATCAATCTGCAGTGATTATATCGAGAAAACGCCGCGTTTCACTCTCATCAAGCAGCTCAACAACATCG gaTCAAGAGTGGATAAGTTTTGGTTTATGGTGAAAGACACATCATTGAAGACAGACCGACTGTTGACTTTGGTGCCATTAAATCGGAACTGTCCGCTGACTGTCTGCCCCTCAACCAAAGACATCTTGAACAATCTGTTCCTGGCTTTACAACATCCTTACATCTGCCCTGTCTTTCAAGTCGACTTTCTTGAATATGAGGACCAAACGTACATCGTCCTGGTACAGCCCATCAACCAAAACAGCCTCAAGGATTTAATATATGGT ATTGAACGAAACTGCTGGACCGAAGACTGGATTCATAAGTATGCCGCACGAGGTAAGAGACTCACACTACCACAAGTGCAACGAATGGGACGACAGATATTGGAAGCATTGGTGTTCCTGAAGGAACGAGGATTCCCAACGGTGACTCATCTCCATGCGGGCAACGTGTTGATTCAGAACGGCGTTGCAAGACTTGCCGGTTTGGAAAATACACTTCTAGGTTTCACCAGCCGCGTACATCCCATTGTGACGTCCCGATTAACGCACTCCACTTCGATCGATATTATATGCttcg GACACATGCTATTCGAGATGTGTGCCGGCTACGAATTATGTACCTTTAGACCATCTGCCGTCCAGCTATCAGATATCAAGATGTATCCGCAG GTCGTGAGGTTTCTCGAATTGATATTTACGGAATCAGAAAATCATTTTACCAGTATAGAGGAGTTGCTGATCCATGATCTCTTTAGGAATATTGATCTCCGCGAGATGCGATGCGCAGCCGTAACC GTATTTCGTCCGACTCTGACACCCTCCATAATGAGCCTGCTTGACGGCATTAAACGGCAAGACGCTGGAAAAAG aattGCGAGTATTGACAGCGAGGACGGTGCATCGCTAAACAGCTTCAACGGATCCTTACTCACGCAGATATACAACGAGCTTTCACAAACAGCTTTATAA
- the LOC105202580 gene encoding slowpoke-binding protein isoform X2 has translation MFNLYQSLNKKDDGDGQRNRESEVTGHDRFCQHRTGHSSTRRRRRAVNRRTQSATELNARAMSTAQGSLRRGRSVSTEDDNESEDDKGHQLANKLDNLARLLFSRVSAARGYKDQGDVKNGRYTALNHGSKSVSEDGVEYMEMEKRSRDRALSICSDYIEKTPRFTLIKQLNNIGSRVDKFWFMVKDTSLKTDRLLTLVPLNRNCPLTVCPSTKDILNNLFLALQHPYICPVFQVDFLEYEDQTYIVLVQPINQNSLKDLIYGIERNCWTEDWIHKYAARGKRLTLPQVQRMGRQILEALVFLKERGFPTVTHLHAGNVLIQNGVARLAGLENTLLGFTSRVHPIVTSRLTHSTSIDIICFGHMLFEMCAGYELCTFRPSAVQLSDIKMYPQVVRFLELIFTESENHFTSIEELLIHDLFRNIDLREMRCAAVTVFRPTLTPSIMSLLDGIKRQDAGKSWHKTRSISDVHLTRRF, from the exons ATGTTCAACCTCTACCAGAGCTTAAACAAGAAGGACGATGGTGACGGGCAGCGAAACCGCGAGTCCGAGGTGACCGGCCACGACAGATTCTGTCAACATCGTACCGGTCACTCGAGCacccgtcgccgtcgtcgcgctGTCAATCGCAGGACGCAGAGCGCCACTGAGCTGAATGCCAGGGCGATGAGCACGGCACAGGGCTCGTTGCGACGGGGTCGCAGCGTGAGCACAGAGGACGATAACGAGAGCGAGGACGACAAGGGCCATCAGCTTGCGAACAAGCTGGACAATCTGGCGCGGCTACTCTTCAGCCGCGTGTCAGCGGCACGGGGATACAAGGATCAGGGAGACGTCAA GAACGGCCGTTACACGGCGTTAAATCACGGTTCGAAATCTGTCAGCGAGGATGGAGTTGAATATATGGAAATGGAGAAGAGATCCCGCGATCGTGCTTTATCAATCTGCAGTGATTATATCGAGAAAACGCCGCGTTTCACTCTCATCAAGCAGCTCAACAACATCG gaTCAAGAGTGGATAAGTTTTGGTTTATGGTGAAAGACACATCATTGAAGACAGACCGACTGTTGACTTTGGTGCCATTAAATCGGAACTGTCCGCTGACTGTCTGCCCCTCAACCAAAGACATCTTGAACAATCTGTTCCTGGCTTTACAACATCCTTACATCTGCCCTGTCTTTCAAGTCGACTTTCTTGAATATGAGGACCAAACGTACATCGTCCTGGTACAGCCCATCAACCAAAACAGCCTCAAGGATTTAATATATGGT ATTGAACGAAACTGCTGGACCGAAGACTGGATTCATAAGTATGCCGCACGAGGTAAGAGACTCACACTACCACAAGTGCAACGAATGGGACGACAGATATTGGAAGCATTGGTGTTCCTGAAGGAACGAGGATTCCCAACGGTGACTCATCTCCATGCGGGCAACGTGTTGATTCAGAACGGCGTTGCAAGACTTGCCGGTTTGGAAAATACACTTCTAGGTTTCACCAGCCGCGTACATCCCATTGTGACGTCCCGATTAACGCACTCCACTTCGATCGATATTATATGCttcg GACACATGCTATTCGAGATGTGTGCCGGCTACGAATTATGTACCTTTAGACCATCTGCCGTCCAGCTATCAGATATCAAGATGTATCCGCAG GTCGTGAGGTTTCTCGAATTGATATTTACGGAATCAGAAAATCATTTTACCAGTATAGAGGAGTTGCTGATCCATGATCTCTTTAGGAATATTGATCTCCGCGAGATGCGATGCGCAGCCGTAACC GTATTTCGTCCGACTCTGACACCCTCCATAATGAGCCTGCTTGACGGCATTAAACGGCAAGACGCTGGAAAAAG CTGGCATAAGACACGCTCTATAAGCGATGTCCATTTAACGCGCAGATTTTG a
- the LOC105194508 gene encoding iron-sulfur protein NUBPL isoform X2 has protein sequence MARGLPKRKHIKGVKQIFLIASGKGGVGKSTTAVNLATALKIIEPSKSIGLLDADVFGPSVPLMMNIHESPALNRENLMEPLVNYGVKCMSMGFLIDEKSPVVWRGLMVMNALNKLVNQVAWGPLDYLVIDTPPGTGDTHLSLIQTLFITGVLLVTTPQKVALEVTRRGANMFKKLNIPVAGIVENMSSVTCPKCMTEVPLFGNATLSLVKELDVDILQKVPMHESISKSSDSGKPIVLTAPKSRQAETYRELAENVVTFLNKQEINTE, from the exons ATGGCGCGCGGTCTTCCGAAACGGAAACATATAAAAGgtgttaaacaaattttcttgaTTGCTTCTGGTAAGGGTGGAGTTGGAAAGTCAACAACGGCTGTGAATTTGGCAACTGCTCTAAAAATTATTGAGCCCAGCAAGTCTATTGGATTGCTGGATGCCGACGTTTTTGGACCCTCAGTACCCCTGATGATGAACATCCACGAATCACCTGCACTGAATCGAGAGAACCTCATGGAACCTCTTGTAAATTATGGTGTGAAATG TATGTCTATGGGATTTTTAATTGATGAGAAATCACCAGTAGTCTGGAGGGGACTCATGGTGATGAATGCATTGAACAAGTTGGTAAATCAGGTGGCATGGGGACCACTTGATTATCTCGTGATCGACACTCCTCCTGGGACAGGGGACACACATCTTTCCCTGATCCAGACACTTTTTATCACTGGTGTGTTATTGGTGACAACACCACAGAAAGTCGCGCTGGAGGTAACCAGGAGAGGTGCAAATATGTTCAAGAAATTGAACATTCCCGTCGCCGGTATCGTGGAGAATATGAGCAGTGTTACATGCCCAAAATGCATGACAGAGGTGCCTCTTTTCGGCAATGCCACGCTCTCGCTAGTAAAAGAACttg ATGTGGATATTTTACAGAAGGTACCAATGCACGAGAGTATCTCTAAAAGTTCGGATAGTGGTAAACCGATTGTCCTGACAGCACCGAAGAGCAGACAAGCAGAGACTTATAGGGAATTGGCAGAAAAtgttgttacatttttaaacaAGCAGGAAATAAATACAGAGTGA
- the LOC105202581 gene encoding chromatin assembly factor 1 p55 subunit isoform X2 has protein sequence MMADKDGGDLSAYVCAEGFDDAVEERIINEEYKIWKKNTPFLYDLVMTHALEWPSLTAQWLPDVTRPEGKDYSIHRLILGTHTSDEQNHLLIASVQLPNEDAQFDASHYDNEKGEFGGFGSVSGKIEIEIKINHEGEVNRARFMPQNPCVIATKTPSSDVLVFDYTKHPSKPDPNGECHPDLRLRGHQKEGYGLSWNPNLNGYLLSASDDHTICLWDINATPKENRVIDAKTIFTGHTAVVEDVAWHLLHESLFGSVADDQKLMIWDTRCNNTSKPSHTVDAHTAEVNCLSFNPYSEFILATGSADKTVALWDLRNLKLKLHSFESHKDEIFQVQWSPHNETILASSGTDRRLHVWDLSKIGEEQSSEDAEDGPPELLFIHGGHTAKISDFSWNPNEPWVICSVSEDNIMQVWQMAENIYNDEEPETPGSEIETGGS, from the exons ATGATGGCAGACAAGGATGGCG gcGATTTAAGCGCCTATGTTTGTGCAGAGGGTTTTGATGATGCTGTGGAGGAGCGTATTATCAACGAAGAGTACAAAATATGGAAGAAAAACACACCATTTCTATATGATCTTGTGATGACACATGCCCTGGAATGGCCTTCTTTGACGGCTCAGTGGTTGCCAGATGTCACCAGACCAGAGGGAAAAGATTACTCGATCCACAGGTTAATCCTGGGCACTCATACTTCGGACGAACAAAATCATTTGCTCATCGCTAGTGTGCAGCTGCCAAATGAAGACGCGCAATTCGATGCTTCCCATTATGATAACGAAAAAGGTGAATTCGGCGGATTTGGTTCTGTGAGTGGTAAAATCGAAATCGAAATCAAGATCAACCATGAGGGTGAGGTCAATAGAGCGCGTTTTATGCCACAAAATCCGTGCGTGATCGCGACGAAGACTCCTTCGAGCGATGTGCTCGTATTTGATTATACCAAACATCCTAGTAAACCAGACCCCAACGGGGAATGTCATCCGGACTTGAG ACTGCGAGGACATCAAAAGGAAGGCTACGGTCTCTCATGGAATCCAAATCTCAATGGATATTTACTTAGCGCGTCCGATGATCACACAATTTGTTTGTGGGACATTAATGCCACACCGAAGGAGAATCGTGTTATCGAtgcaaaaactatttttacagGACATACAGCCGTGGTCGAGGACGTCGCTTGGCATTTGCTCCATGAATCACTGTTTGGTTCAGTCGCTGATGATCAAAAGCTCATGATTTGGGATACTAG atgtAACAATACTAGTAAACCAAGTCATACTGTTGATGCTCACACTGCTGAGGTGAACTGTCTGAGTTTCAACCCATATTCCGAATTCATCCTGGCCACTGGTAGCGCGGATAAAACTGTGGCGCTTTGGGATTTGCGAAATCTTAAGTTGAAGTTGCACTCATTTGAATCGCACAAGGATGAGATTTTCCAGGTCCAGTGGTCTCCACATAACGAGACAATATTGGCAAGCAGCGGCACAGACAGACGGTTACATGTCTGGGATCTTAGCAAGATCGGTGAAGAACAGTCCAGCGAGGATGCCGAGGATGGTCCACCTGAACTTTTG ttTATACATGGAGGTCATACCGCAAAAATCAGTGACTTTTCGTGGAACCCGAATGAACCGTGGGTCATATGTTCTGTATCGGAGGATAACATAATGCAAGTGTGGCAGATGGCAGAGAATATTTACAACGATGAGGAACCCGAGACACCCGGGAGTGAGATTGAAACTGGCGGCTCATAA
- the LOC105202580 gene encoding slowpoke-binding protein isoform X1, with amino-acid sequence MFNLYQSLNKKDDGDGQRNRESEVTGHDRFCQHRTGHSSTRRRRRAVNRRTQSATELNARAMSTAQGSLRRGRSVSTEDDNESEDDKGHQLANKLDNLARLLFSRVSAARGYKDQGDVKNGRYTALNHGSKSVSEDGVEYMEMEKRSRDRALSICSDYIEKTPRFTLIKQLNNIGSRVDKFWFMVKDTSLKTDRLLTLVPLNRNCPLTVCPSTKDILNNLFLALQHPYICPVFQVDFLEYEDQTYIVLVQPINQNSLKDLIYGIERNCWTEDWIHKYAARGKRLTLPQVQRMGRQILEALVFLKERGFPTVTHLHAGNVLIQNGVARLAGLENTLLGFTSRVHPIVTSRLTHSTSIDIICFGHMLFEMCAGYELCTFRPSAVQLSDIKMYPQVVRFLELIFTESENHFTSIEELLIHDLFRNIDLREMRCAAVTVFRPTLTPSIMSLLDGIKRQDAGKRIASIDSEDGASLNSFNGSLLTQIYNELSQTAL; translated from the exons ATGTTCAACCTCTACCAGAGCTTAAACAAGAAGGACGATGGTGACGGGCAGCGAAACCGCGAGTCCGAGGTGACCGGCCACGACAGATTCTGTCAACATCGTACCGGTCACTCGAGCacccgtcgccgtcgtcgcgctGTCAATCGCAGGACGCAGAGCGCCACTGAGCTGAATGCCAGGGCGATGAGCACGGCACAGGGCTCGTTGCGACGGGGTCGCAGCGTGAGCACAGAGGACGATAACGAGAGCGAGGACGACAAGGGCCATCAGCTTGCGAACAAGCTGGACAATCTGGCGCGGCTACTCTTCAGCCGCGTGTCAGCGGCACGGGGATACAAGGATCAGGGAGACGTCAA GAACGGCCGTTACACGGCGTTAAATCACGGTTCGAAATCTGTCAGCGAGGATGGAGTTGAATATATGGAAATGGAGAAGAGATCCCGCGATCGTGCTTTATCAATCTGCAGTGATTATATCGAGAAAACGCCGCGTTTCACTCTCATCAAGCAGCTCAACAACATCG gaTCAAGAGTGGATAAGTTTTGGTTTATGGTGAAAGACACATCATTGAAGACAGACCGACTGTTGACTTTGGTGCCATTAAATCGGAACTGTCCGCTGACTGTCTGCCCCTCAACCAAAGACATCTTGAACAATCTGTTCCTGGCTTTACAACATCCTTACATCTGCCCTGTCTTTCAAGTCGACTTTCTTGAATATGAGGACCAAACGTACATCGTCCTGGTACAGCCCATCAACCAAAACAGCCTCAAGGATTTAATATATGGT ATTGAACGAAACTGCTGGACCGAAGACTGGATTCATAAGTATGCCGCACGAGGTAAGAGACTCACACTACCACAAGTGCAACGAATGGGACGACAGATATTGGAAGCATTGGTGTTCCTGAAGGAACGAGGATTCCCAACGGTGACTCATCTCCATGCGGGCAACGTGTTGATTCAGAACGGCGTTGCAAGACTTGCCGGTTTGGAAAATACACTTCTAGGTTTCACCAGCCGCGTACATCCCATTGTGACGTCCCGATTAACGCACTCCACTTCGATCGATATTATATGCttcg GACACATGCTATTCGAGATGTGTGCCGGCTACGAATTATGTACCTTTAGACCATCTGCCGTCCAGCTATCAGATATCAAGATGTATCCGCAG GTCGTGAGGTTTCTCGAATTGATATTTACGGAATCAGAAAATCATTTTACCAGTATAGAGGAGTTGCTGATCCATGATCTCTTTAGGAATATTGATCTCCGCGAGATGCGATGCGCAGCCGTAACC GTATTTCGTCCGACTCTGACACCCTCCATAATGAGCCTGCTTGACGGCATTAAACGGCAAGACGCTGGAAAAAG aattGCGAGTATTGACAGCGAGGACGGTGCATCGCTAAACAGCTTCAACGGATCCTTACTCACGCAGATATACAACGAGCTTTCACAAACAGCTTTATAA
- the LOC105202581 gene encoding chromatin assembly factor 1 p55 subunit isoform X3: MMADKDGEGFDDAVEERIINEEYKIWKKNTPFLYDLVMTHALEWPSLTAQWLPDVTRPEGKDYSIHRLILGTHTSDEQNHLLIASVQLPNEDAQFDASHYDNEKGEFGGFGSVSGKIEIEIKINHEGEVNRARFMPQNPCVIATKTPSSDVLVFDYTKHPSKPDPNGECHPDLRLRGHQKEGYGLSWNPNLNGYLLSASDDHTICLWDINATPKENRVIDAKTIFTGHTAVVEDVAWHLLHESLFGSVADDQKLMIWDTRCNNTSKPSHTVDAHTAEVNCLSFNPYSEFILATGSADKTVALWDLRNLKLKLHSFESHKDEIFQVQWSPHNETILASSGTDRRLHVWDLSKIGEEQSSEDAEDGPPELLFIHGGHTAKISDFSWNPNEPWVICSVSEDNIMQVWQMAENIYNDEEPETPGSEIETGGS, translated from the exons ATGATGGCAGACAAGGATGGCG AGGGTTTTGATGATGCTGTGGAGGAGCGTATTATCAACGAAGAGTACAAAATATGGAAGAAAAACACACCATTTCTATATGATCTTGTGATGACACATGCCCTGGAATGGCCTTCTTTGACGGCTCAGTGGTTGCCAGATGTCACCAGACCAGAGGGAAAAGATTACTCGATCCACAGGTTAATCCTGGGCACTCATACTTCGGACGAACAAAATCATTTGCTCATCGCTAGTGTGCAGCTGCCAAATGAAGACGCGCAATTCGATGCTTCCCATTATGATAACGAAAAAGGTGAATTCGGCGGATTTGGTTCTGTGAGTGGTAAAATCGAAATCGAAATCAAGATCAACCATGAGGGTGAGGTCAATAGAGCGCGTTTTATGCCACAAAATCCGTGCGTGATCGCGACGAAGACTCCTTCGAGCGATGTGCTCGTATTTGATTATACCAAACATCCTAGTAAACCAGACCCCAACGGGGAATGTCATCCGGACTTGAG ACTGCGAGGACATCAAAAGGAAGGCTACGGTCTCTCATGGAATCCAAATCTCAATGGATATTTACTTAGCGCGTCCGATGATCACACAATTTGTTTGTGGGACATTAATGCCACACCGAAGGAGAATCGTGTTATCGAtgcaaaaactatttttacagGACATACAGCCGTGGTCGAGGACGTCGCTTGGCATTTGCTCCATGAATCACTGTTTGGTTCAGTCGCTGATGATCAAAAGCTCATGATTTGGGATACTAG atgtAACAATACTAGTAAACCAAGTCATACTGTTGATGCTCACACTGCTGAGGTGAACTGTCTGAGTTTCAACCCATATTCCGAATTCATCCTGGCCACTGGTAGCGCGGATAAAACTGTGGCGCTTTGGGATTTGCGAAATCTTAAGTTGAAGTTGCACTCATTTGAATCGCACAAGGATGAGATTTTCCAGGTCCAGTGGTCTCCACATAACGAGACAATATTGGCAAGCAGCGGCACAGACAGACGGTTACATGTCTGGGATCTTAGCAAGATCGGTGAAGAACAGTCCAGCGAGGATGCCGAGGATGGTCCACCTGAACTTTTG ttTATACATGGAGGTCATACCGCAAAAATCAGTGACTTTTCGTGGAACCCGAATGAACCGTGGGTCATATGTTCTGTATCGGAGGATAACATAATGCAAGTGTGGCAGATGGCAGAGAATATTTACAACGATGAGGAACCCGAGACACCCGGGAGTGAGATTGAAACTGGCGGCTCATAA